One Sporomusaceae bacterium ACPt DNA window includes the following coding sequences:
- a CDS encoding PhoH-like protein, with protein MEKRITFTDTNEAIAILGRNDEYLRLISEQFTSRITARGTEVILDGETGEIDKLAKLFNELIYLYREGNPVTSHDVRYSIRMILEGQADFLHQMFADTVLVTAKGRHIKPKTLGQSQYLDAIRRNYITFGIGPAGTGKTYLAVAMAAFSLKSKQVERIILTRPAVEAGEKLGFLPGDLQEKVDPYLRPLYDAMYDIMGTETVQKYMSKNIIEVAPLAYMRGRTLEDSFIILDEAQNTTVEQMKMFLTRMGFGSKMVINGDITQIDLPPGIKSGLKHAQAVLANVPGIALLTLNESDVVRHEIVSRIIKAFEQYGQA; from the coding sequence TTGGAGAAGCGGATTACCTTTACTGATACTAATGAGGCAATAGCAATTTTAGGAAGGAACGACGAGTATTTAAGATTAATTAGTGAGCAATTTACCAGCCGGATAACGGCAAGGGGCACTGAGGTAATTTTGGATGGGGAAACCGGAGAAATTGATAAACTAGCTAAGCTGTTCAACGAACTGATTTATTTGTACCGTGAGGGCAATCCGGTAACCAGCCATGATGTACGGTATAGTATTCGCATGATTCTTGAAGGTCAAGCCGATTTTCTCCACCAAATGTTTGCAGATACCGTTCTGGTTACTGCAAAAGGCCGTCATATCAAGCCGAAAACTTTGGGGCAAAGCCAATATTTGGATGCCATTCGTCGTAATTATATTACCTTTGGAATAGGTCCGGCAGGAACTGGGAAAACTTATCTTGCTGTTGCTATGGCAGCATTTTCCTTAAAAAGTAAGCAGGTTGAAAGAATAATTTTGACTCGGCCGGCGGTAGAGGCCGGAGAAAAGCTTGGTTTTCTGCCTGGCGACCTGCAGGAAAAGGTCGACCCGTATTTAAGACCTCTATATGATGCTATGTATGACATTATGGGTACAGAGACTGTGCAGAAATATATGAGTAAAAACATTATTGAGGTAGCGCCTCTAGCCTATATGCGGGGACGAACCCTTGAAGATTCTTTTATTATATTAGACGAAGCACAGAATACCACGGTTGAGCAAATGAAAATGTTTTTGACCAGAATGGGTTTTGGTTCAAAAATGGTTATAAATGGTGACATAACACAGATAGATTTGCCGCCAGGAATTAAGTCAGGGCTTAAACATGCCCAAGCTGTGCTGGCGAATGTTCCTGGGATTGCGTTACTTACTTTAAATGAAAGCGATGTAGTAAGACATGAGATAGTCAGCCGAATCATCAAGGCTTTTGAGCAGTACGGCCAAGCATAA
- a CDS encoding hypothetical protein (UPF0365 protein SA1402), giving the protein MSALIGSVFFIFLVLVVIGVFLHFVPLGLWISALAAGVNVGIFTLVGMRLRRVPPSQIVLPLIKANKAGLNVNVNQLEAHYLAGGNVDRVIDALIAAHRAEIPLPFERSAAIDLAGRNVLEAVQMSVNPKVIETPFVSAVAKNGIELKVKARVTVRANIDRLVGGAGEATILARVGEGVVTTVGSTDDHKEVLANPDHISRTVLTKGLDSGTAFEILSIDIADVDVGRNIGAELMTDQAEAEKRIAQAKAEERRAMAVAKEQEMRAFTQEMQAKVVESQAEVPKALAVALKEGRMGVMDYYNMNNVLADTQMRETIAKSGPVDAGPKTDERPK; this is encoded by the coding sequence ATGTCAGCTTTAATTGGTAGTGTGTTTTTTATTTTTTTGGTGTTAGTTGTAATCGGTGTTTTTCTCCATTTTGTACCCCTCGGACTTTGGATTTCAGCGCTGGCCGCCGGTGTAAACGTCGGCATTTTTACCCTTGTAGGCATGCGCTTAAGGCGCGTACCGCCGAGCCAGATTGTACTCCCGCTAATTAAAGCTAATAAGGCCGGCCTTAATGTAAATGTTAACCAGCTTGAAGCCCATTACCTGGCCGGTGGCAATGTTGACCGCGTGATTGACGCATTAATTGCCGCTCACCGCGCCGAAATTCCGCTACCGTTTGAACGGTCGGCAGCTATTGATCTGGCCGGACGGAATGTTCTCGAAGCGGTGCAAATGAGTGTTAACCCCAAAGTTATCGAGACACCGTTTGTTTCAGCAGTAGCCAAAAACGGTATTGAGCTCAAGGTTAAAGCGCGAGTTACCGTTAGAGCCAATATCGACCGTCTGGTTGGCGGTGCAGGCGAAGCAACTATCCTGGCCCGTGTTGGTGAAGGTGTTGTTACGACTGTAGGTTCAACTGATGACCATAAAGAAGTATTGGCAAACCCTGACCACATTTCGCGTACGGTGCTTACCAAAGGTCTGGATTCAGGCACTGCGTTTGAAATCCTGTCAATTGATATTGCCGACGTTGATGTTGGCCGCAATATTGGTGCTGAACTAATGACCGACCAGGCTGAAGCCGAAAAACGTATTGCCCAAGCCAAGGCGGAGGAGCGGCGGGCTATGGCTGTGGCAAAAGAACAGGAAATGCGCGCTTTTACCCAAGAAATGCAAGCTAAAGTCGTCGAATCTCAGGCTGAAGTACCCAAAGCTCTTGCGGTAGCATTAAAAGAGGGGCGTATGGGCGTTATGGATTATTATAATATGAATAATGTTCTCGCAGATACTCAGATGCGGGAAACAATTGCTAAATCAGGTCCGGTAGATGCTGGTCCTAAAACAGATGAACGTCCAAAATAG
- the yqeY gene encoding putative protein YqeY — protein sequence MSIKDRLTEDMKQAMKDKEAGKLRLSVIRMVRASIKNVEIDRKKELSEEEVLDVLAKEVKMRRDSIEEFNKGNRPDLVATLEQEIDILMQYLPQQLSEQEVRELVAEAVKATQAASAKDMGKVMAVLMPKVKGRADGKMVNSVVREFLN from the coding sequence ATGTCTATCAAAGACCGGTTAACTGAAGATATGAAGCAGGCCATGAAAGACAAAGAAGCTGGTAAATTACGGCTTTCGGTCATCAGAATGGTGCGTGCCAGTATCAAAAACGTAGAGATTGACAGGAAGAAGGAACTGTCCGAAGAGGAGGTTCTTGATGTACTGGCTAAAGAAGTCAAAATGCGCCGGGATTCGATTGAAGAGTTTAATAAGGGCAACCGTCCTGATTTAGTAGCAACTCTTGAACAAGAAATCGACATTCTGATGCAATACCTTCCTCAGCAATTAAGTGAACAAGAAGTGCGCGAGTTGGTGGCTGAAGCTGTTAAAGCAACTCAGGCTGCTAGCGCCAAAGATATGGGCAAGGTTATGGCTGTATTGATGCCAAAGGTTAAAGGCCGTGCTGACGGTAAAATGGTAAATAGTGTTGTGCGCGAATTTTTAAATTGA
- the rpsU gene encoding 30S ribosomal protein S21, whose amino-acid sequence MSEVKVGKNETLDSALRRFKRTCQKAGVLAEVRKREHYEKPSVKRKKKSEAARKRKFN is encoded by the coding sequence ATGTCTGAAGTAAAAGTAGGCAAAAATGAAACGCTTGACAGCGCACTCCGCCGGTTCAAGCGTACCTGCCAAAAAGCCGGGGTTCTTGCGGAAGTTAGAAAACGCGAGCATTATGAGAAACCCAGCGTAAAGCGCAAGAAGAAATCCGAAGCAGCGCGTAAACGTAAGTTTAACTAG
- a CDS encoding Purine nucleoside phosphoramidase, which yields MQQDCIFCKIAAKDIPVNAIYEDEHLIAFPDINPVAPVHLLVIPKKHIANILEAKPEDTALLGHIMAAIPKVAAVAGLAEDGFRVVINTKDNGGQTVYHLHFHILGGRFMTWPPG from the coding sequence ATGCAGCAAGACTGTATATTCTGTAAGATTGCAGCAAAAGACATACCGGTAAATGCTATTTATGAGGATGAACACCTTATTGCGTTTCCGGACATCAATCCAGTTGCCCCTGTTCATCTGTTGGTTATACCTAAAAAACATATTGCTAATATTCTTGAAGCAAAGCCGGAAGATACCGCGTTACTTGGTCATATAATGGCGGCAATCCCCAAGGTAGCGGCAGTTGCCGGCTTAGCGGAAGACGGATTTCGTGTAGTAATCAACACTAAAGATAATGGCGGACAGACTGTCTATCATTTGCATTTTCACATATTAGGTGGCCGTTTTATGACTTGGCCTCCAGGTTAA
- the mtaB gene encoding Threonylcarbamoyladenosine tRNA methylthiotransferase MtaB, which yields MPQVAFTTLGCKVNQFETEVMEGLFKAGGYEVVDFDERADIYVINTCSVTNLGEKKSRQLIRRANRQNPNAIIAVAGCYSQVSPDQVAKIPGVDVIVGTQDRGRIVELVEEVANTSRKVKINAVTDIMQAKEFEDIPLFSIPGRTRAFLKIQEGCTNFCTYCIIPYARGPLRSRSLPSIAAETAKLVAAGFTEIVLTGIHLGAYGRDLTHGSKAVTLVDAVQTVLSAGGNGLLRLRLGSLESVEVSDRLIALMQTDQRLCPHLHLPLQSGDDRVLKAMNRHYTTEQYQALITGIKTSVPGIAITTDIIAGFPGETDEMFESTLAFVNKMDFARIHIFPYSRRTGTPAAGFAGQVPEQEKKRRAQSLQQIADRQTEEFHKSFIGQKLDVLFETTEAAGIVSGLTGNYIRVYTDTIQDSFGQIRSVKLERLYQDGLWGISV from the coding sequence ATGCCGCAAGTTGCGTTTACAACACTAGGCTGCAAAGTAAATCAGTTTGAGACCGAAGTAATGGAAGGCCTGTTTAAAGCTGGCGGTTATGAAGTAGTAGATTTTGATGAACGGGCTGACATCTATGTTATTAATACTTGTTCAGTTACTAACTTAGGGGAAAAAAAATCCCGCCAGCTCATTAGACGGGCCAACCGGCAGAATCCTAATGCCATAATTGCCGTTGCTGGCTGCTATTCCCAGGTATCTCCTGATCAAGTAGCGAAAATTCCCGGAGTTGACGTTATTGTCGGCACTCAGGACAGGGGACGTATTGTTGAACTGGTAGAAGAAGTTGCCAATACCAGCCGGAAAGTGAAAATTAACGCTGTTACTGATATAATGCAGGCTAAAGAGTTTGAGGACATTCCTCTATTTTCTATTCCGGGCCGGACTAGAGCATTTCTTAAAATCCAAGAGGGATGTACGAATTTTTGTACATACTGTATTATCCCTTATGCCCGCGGCCCTTTGCGGTCAAGGTCACTGCCCAGTATTGCCGCCGAGACGGCAAAACTGGTAGCTGCCGGGTTCACTGAGATTGTCTTGACAGGTATTCATCTGGGTGCTTACGGGCGTGATTTGACTCATGGTAGCAAGGCAGTTACGCTTGTTGATGCTGTACAAACCGTATTATCCGCTGGTGGTAATGGACTATTGCGCCTCAGATTAGGGTCGTTGGAATCGGTTGAAGTGTCGGACCGGTTAATTGCTCTGATGCAAACAGATCAACGCTTATGTCCACACCTTCATTTACCGCTCCAGTCGGGTGATGACAGAGTTTTAAAAGCCATGAACAGGCATTATACAACCGAGCAGTACCAGGCATTAATCACCGGTATAAAAACATCCGTACCGGGAATTGCCATTACTACTGATATTATTGCGGGTTTTCCCGGGGAAACGGACGAAATGTTTGAAAGCACACTTGCTTTTGTCAATAAAATGGATTTTGCCAGAATTCATATATTTCCCTATTCACGCCGAACAGGAACGCCGGCTGCCGGGTTTGCCGGGCAAGTACCGGAACAAGAAAAAAAGCGGCGGGCGCAAAGCTTGCAGCAGATAGCCGACCGACAGACTGAAGAATTTCACAAATCATTTATCGGTCAAAAACTTGATGTGTTGTTTGAGACAACCGAAGCGGCGGGAATAGTATCAGGGTTAACCGGAAATTATATTCGTGTTTACACTGATACAATCCAGGACAGCTTTGGCCAAATTCGTTCCGTTAAACTGGAACGATTATATCAGGATGGCCTTTGGGGGATTAGTGTTTGA
- the rsmE gene encoding Ribosomal RNA small subunit methyltransferase E: protein MRRFFINAPITGNMVISGADARHISCVLRLNTGDILLVSGHDGQSGRAEITKAKPEEVQLRLLELVDDRTEPSIAVWLVQGLAKGEKMDFIVQKAVELGIHGIIPAALEHCVVRYDLSKQADKVARWQKIAREAAKQCGRSHVPKIYPVSRLADVFANGEFNDVTKIMLYEGQAAQGLKQALTSRGSQTYLLFIGPEGGFSPEEVRLCQEHGVQIVTMGPRILRTETAALAALTAVMYECGDLGG, encoded by the coding sequence ATGCGCCGTTTCTTTATAAATGCGCCTATTACCGGCAATATGGTCATTAGTGGTGCTGACGCCCGCCATATCTCCTGTGTGCTTAGATTAAACACCGGTGATATTTTACTGGTGTCTGGGCATGACGGACAATCCGGGAGGGCTGAAATAACCAAAGCAAAGCCGGAAGAAGTGCAGCTTAGGCTGTTGGAACTTGTTGATGATAGGACAGAGCCGTCTATTGCTGTGTGGCTGGTTCAGGGATTAGCTAAAGGTGAAAAAATGGATTTTATTGTGCAGAAGGCGGTTGAACTGGGCATACACGGTATCATTCCGGCTGCTCTTGAACATTGTGTTGTGCGTTATGACCTGTCTAAACAGGCTGATAAAGTGGCCCGCTGGCAAAAGATAGCCCGTGAGGCAGCCAAGCAGTGCGGCCGGTCCCATGTTCCTAAAATATATCCTGTAAGCCGTTTGGCTGATGTGTTTGCGAACGGCGAGTTTAATGATGTGACAAAAATTATGCTATATGAGGGACAAGCAGCGCAGGGCTTAAAACAGGCCCTCACCAGCCGCGGCAGTCAGACGTATCTCTTGTTTATTGGCCCAGAAGGTGGTTTCAGTCCTGAAGAAGTGCGGTTATGTCAGGAACATGGCGTTCAGATTGTTACCATGGGGCCGCGGATTCTACGTACTGAAACAGCTGCTTTAGCTGCTTTGACTGCTGTTATGTATGAATGTGGCGATTTGGGGGGCTAG
- the prmA gene encoding Ribosomal protein L11 methyltransferase → MKWAEISIQTSHEATEAVADIFHDLGASGVVIEDPELINTYRRSGSWDYCDIPVEQETEVVTIKAYLPVDELLDDKLRLFEERINNLQEHNLDKGRGAINWREVQEEDWASSWKEYFHPVRVGEHIVIKPSWEEYLPVEGDIIIELDPGMAFGTGTHHTTAMCIRCLEDVIRPGNIVFDVGTGSGILAVAAAKLGAAQVHAVDLDPVAVRVAKENVTFNNVTVNVKVAQGDLLTGVDGKADVIVANIIADIIIKMLPDVKTRLTDDGLFIASGIIAERLSDVTAAIIDNGLMIDKVIEEGGWVAIVAGSGSR, encoded by the coding sequence GTGAAATGGGCTGAAATCAGCATTCAAACCTCCCATGAAGCTACTGAAGCGGTGGCCGATATTTTCCATGATCTGGGCGCAAGCGGGGTAGTGATTGAAGATCCCGAACTTATTAATACTTATCGGCGCTCCGGAAGCTGGGACTATTGCGACATCCCCGTGGAACAAGAGACTGAAGTTGTAACCATCAAAGCTTATTTGCCTGTTGACGAATTACTTGATGACAAACTGCGTTTATTTGAGGAACGGATTAACAACTTGCAGGAACATAACCTTGATAAAGGCCGTGGCGCTATAAACTGGCGGGAGGTGCAGGAAGAGGACTGGGCATCATCCTGGAAAGAATATTTTCATCCGGTGCGGGTTGGTGAACATATTGTTATTAAGCCGTCATGGGAAGAGTATTTGCCTGTTGAAGGTGATATAATCATCGAACTGGACCCGGGAATGGCATTTGGCACCGGTACTCACCATACTACTGCCATGTGTATACGCTGCCTGGAAGATGTTATCCGGCCAGGCAATATTGTTTTTGACGTTGGCACAGGTTCAGGCATACTGGCTGTTGCCGCCGCCAAACTGGGGGCGGCTCAAGTGCATGCTGTTGACCTTGACCCAGTGGCCGTGCGTGTAGCTAAGGAGAACGTCACCTTCAATAATGTGACAGTAAATGTTAAAGTTGCTCAGGGAGATCTTTTAACAGGTGTAGATGGCAAGGCTGATGTTATAGTGGCAAACATCATTGCTGACATAATAATAAAGATGTTACCTGACGTTAAGACCCGTCTGACAGATGATGGTCTGTTTATTGCCAGCGGCATTATTGCTGAGCGCTTAAGTGATGTTACCGCAGCAATCATTGACAACGGACTAATGATTGATAAAGTCATTGAAGAAGGCGGCTGGGTGGCCATTGTGGCCGGCAGCGGCAGCCGCTAA
- the dnaJ_1 gene encoding Chaperone protein DnaJ: protein MSKRDYYEVLGVAKTASEDEIKKAYRKLARKYHPDVNRDNPKEAEEKFKEVNEAYEVLSNAERRAQYDQFGHAAFDAANGGGGFGGFGAGGGFSDIFDMFFGQAGFGFGGGRHAGPERGADLRYDMEISFEEAAFGLETEIQVPRTEDCSICQGSGSAPGTHPETCPDCRGTGQVQVTQNTPFGRMVNVRTCERCRGEGKIIRTPCKECNGRGKIRVKRKIKIKIPAGVDNGSRLRVAHEGEAGQRGGPPGDLYVYLFVKQHKLFTREGNDVICEVPINFVQAALGAEIDVPTLDGKVKLKVPEGTQTGTVFRIKDKGIPHLRGHGRGDQHVRVKIITPKKLTDRQKELLQEFAKAGGVEPTSEEKGFFKKFKDAFGVV from the coding sequence GTGAGTAAGCGAGACTATTATGAAGTGCTAGGCGTAGCCAAGACGGCGTCTGAGGACGAAATAAAAAAGGCGTACCGCAAGTTGGCCCGCAAGTACCATCCTGACGTTAACCGCGATAACCCCAAGGAAGCCGAGGAAAAGTTCAAAGAAGTCAATGAAGCTTATGAAGTTCTGTCTAATGCCGAGCGCCGGGCGCAGTATGACCAATTTGGTCATGCTGCGTTTGATGCCGCTAATGGCGGTGGTGGCTTTGGCGGCTTTGGCGCTGGTGGCGGGTTTTCGGATATATTTGATATGTTTTTCGGCCAGGCCGGTTTTGGTTTCGGTGGTGGCCGGCATGCCGGACCTGAACGGGGCGCCGATTTGCGGTATGACATGGAGATAAGCTTTGAAGAGGCAGCTTTTGGCCTTGAAACTGAAATCCAGGTACCACGTACCGAAGATTGCAGTATATGCCAAGGTTCAGGCTCAGCGCCTGGTACTCATCCTGAGACGTGCCCGGATTGCCGGGGCACAGGTCAGGTTCAAGTGACGCAAAATACTCCTTTTGGCCGGATGGTCAATGTCAGGACGTGTGAACGCTGTCGCGGGGAAGGCAAAATTATAAGGACGCCATGTAAAGAATGTAACGGCCGGGGTAAAATCCGGGTTAAACGTAAGATTAAAATTAAAATTCCGGCTGGTGTTGACAACGGTTCACGGCTCAGGGTGGCTCATGAAGGAGAAGCTGGGCAGCGTGGCGGCCCTCCCGGGGATTTATATGTTTATCTTTTCGTAAAACAGCATAAACTGTTTACACGTGAAGGTAATGATGTTATTTGCGAAGTACCGATTAATTTTGTGCAGGCCGCACTAGGCGCTGAAATAGATGTGCCGACACTTGACGGTAAGGTTAAACTTAAAGTGCCTGAAGGTACGCAAACCGGCACAGTATTTCGTATCAAGGATAAAGGCATTCCGCATTTACGCGGTCATGGGCGTGGCGACCAGCATGTGCGCGTTAAGATAATAACCCCCAAGAAACTTACCGACCGCCAAAAAGAGCTGTTACAGGAGTTTGCGAAAGCCGGCGGTGTTGAACCTACTTCTGAGGAAAAAGGATTTTTTAAAAAATTTAAAGACGCTTTTGGCGTTGTATAG
- the dnaK_1 gene encoding Chaperone protein DnaK produces the protein MAKVIGIDLGTTNSVVAVMEGGEPVVIPNPEGSRLTPSVVGFSKNGERLVGQIAKRQAVSNPDGTVISIKRHMGTDYKVKIDGKDYTPQEISAMILQKLKSDAEAYLGEKVTQAVITVPAYFSDSQRQATKDAGAIAGLEVLRIINEPTAAALAYGMDKGNDHTILVFDLGGGTFDVSILELGDGVFEVKATSGNNRLGGDDFDERIMKWLIAEFKKENGIDLSNDRMAMQRLKEAAEKAKIELSGVLTTNINLPFITADQTGPKHLDLNLTRAKFEELTADLVEATMGPTRQALDDAGLSPKDIDKVILVGGSTRIPAVQEAIKKFLGKEPHKGVNPDECVAVGAAIQAGVLVGEVKDVLLLDVTPLSLGIETLGGVFTKIIERNTTIPTSKSQIFSTAADNQPSVDIHVLQGEREMASYNKTLGRFELSGIPPAPRGVPRIEVTFDIDANGIVHVSAKDLGTGKEQKITITSSSGLSKDEVERMVKEAESHAAEDKKRKEEVEVRNNADSLVYNAEKTIKEFGDKADKALVEKVQQAANTLKESLKGSDIEKIKADTEALTKPLYELSAAMYQANAQAEGTQQSGPQGQQGAPHDEKVVDAEYKVVDEDKK, from the coding sequence ATGGCAAAAGTTATTGGTATTGACCTTGGCACTACCAACTCAGTAGTGGCTGTAATGGAAGGCGGCGAGCCTGTTGTTATTCCAAATCCGGAAGGTAGCAGATTGACTCCTTCGGTTGTAGGTTTTTCTAAAAACGGTGAGCGTTTGGTTGGACAAATTGCCAAGCGGCAAGCGGTATCCAATCCTGACGGTACTGTTATCTCGATCAAACGCCATATGGGTACTGACTATAAAGTAAAGATCGACGGCAAAGACTATACCCCTCAGGAAATCTCAGCCATGATTCTGCAAAAACTAAAATCTGATGCCGAAGCTTACCTGGGTGAAAAAGTAACCCAGGCTGTTATTACTGTTCCTGCTTATTTCAGTGACAGCCAACGCCAGGCAACTAAAGATGCTGGCGCTATCGCCGGTCTGGAAGTGCTCCGCATTATCAACGAGCCAACAGCTGCTGCTTTGGCTTATGGTATGGATAAAGGGAATGACCACACTATTTTGGTTTTTGACCTAGGTGGCGGTACTTTTGATGTGTCCATTCTTGAATTGGGCGATGGCGTGTTTGAGGTAAAAGCCACTAGCGGCAATAACCGGTTGGGTGGCGATGATTTTGACGAGCGTATAATGAAATGGTTGATAGCCGAGTTCAAAAAAGAAAACGGCATTGATCTTTCAAACGACCGCATGGCAATGCAAAGACTGAAAGAGGCTGCAGAAAAAGCTAAGATTGAACTATCAGGCGTATTGACCACCAATATTAACCTGCCGTTTATTACTGCTGATCAAACTGGTCCAAAGCACCTTGATCTTAATTTGACTCGCGCCAAATTTGAAGAGCTGACAGCCGACCTTGTGGAAGCTACTATGGGACCAACCCGTCAGGCGCTCGACGATGCTGGACTGTCGCCAAAAGACATTGATAAAGTTATTCTTGTTGGCGGTTCTACCCGTATTCCGGCTGTTCAGGAAGCAATTAAGAAATTCCTGGGCAAAGAGCCGCATAAAGGCGTAAACCCTGATGAATGCGTGGCTGTAGGTGCTGCTATTCAAGCCGGTGTACTTGTCGGTGAAGTAAAGGATGTTCTGCTCTTGGACGTTACGCCGCTGTCTTTGGGGATCGAGACTCTGGGCGGGGTATTTACCAAGATTATTGAACGTAATACTACAATTCCTACTTCTAAGAGTCAGATATTCTCAACTGCTGCTGATAACCAGCCATCGGTTGATATACATGTTCTTCAAGGCGAACGGGAAATGGCGTCTTATAATAAGACTCTGGGACGATTCGAACTGTCCGGAATTCCGCCTGCTCCCCGGGGAGTGCCGCGCATAGAAGTTACTTTCGATATTGATGCCAATGGTATTGTCCATGTTTCGGCAAAAGACTTAGGAACCGGTAAAGAGCAAAAGATTACCATCACTTCTTCCAGCGGTCTTTCCAAAGATGAGGTTGAACGTATGGTCAAAGAAGCTGAATCTCATGCTGCTGAAGATAAAAAACGTAAAGAAGAAGTCGAAGTCCGCAACAATGCCGACTCTTTGGTATATAATGCAGAGAAGACCATTAAAGAATTTGGCGATAAGGCTGATAAGGCACTGGTCGAAAAAGTCCAGCAAGCTGCCAATACGCTCAAAGAGTCTTTAAAAGGCAGCGATATCGAAAAAATTAAGGCTGATACCGAAGCGCTTACTAAACCGCTTTATGAATTGTCAGCTGCTATGTATCAAGCCAATGCTCAGGCTGAAGGAACCCAGCAAAGCGGCCCGCAAGGTCAGCAAGGCGCTCCCCATGACGAAAAAGTAGTTGATGCTGAATATAAAGTGGTGGACGAAGATAAGAAATAA
- the grpE gene encoding Protein GrpE: MADKEQEQVQAEVNQENMQTETDSTETAASDNQEACFNLEDVNQFVTALAEKSRLLDEMTDRYKRLQADFDNFRRRTRQEKEELSAVVAERIISELLPVVDNFERALGSAATDVNNLSTGVQMIFRQLNSVLSKLGVEPINAVGTNFDPAQHEAVMRVEDVSQPDGMIIEELQKGYRINGRVIRPSMVKVVGN, from the coding sequence GTGGCAGATAAAGAACAAGAACAGGTGCAGGCGGAAGTAAACCAGGAAAATATGCAAACAGAAACTGACTCGACAGAAACTGCTGCTAGTGATAATCAAGAAGCATGCTTTAACCTGGAAGATGTAAACCAATTTGTGACCGCTTTGGCTGAAAAGAGCCGGTTGCTGGACGAGATGACTGACCGCTATAAACGGCTGCAGGCTGATTTTGACAATTTCCGGCGGCGTACACGGCAGGAAAAGGAAGAGTTATCAGCAGTTGTTGCTGAAAGGATTATTTCTGAGCTTCTGCCTGTTGTCGATAATTTTGAACGGGCGCTTGGCAGTGCTGCAACCGATGTAAATAATTTGTCAACAGGTGTGCAAATGATCTTCCGTCAGCTTAATAGTGTTCTTAGCAAATTGGGGGTAGAACCAATTAATGCTGTAGGAACTAATTTTGATCCCGCCCAACATGAAGCGGTAATGAGGGTTGAAGATGTCAGTCAGCCTGACGGCATGATTATTGAAGAACTGCAAAAGGGTTACCGCATTAACGGGCGGGTAATTCGTCCCAGCATGGTAAAAGTAGTGGGAAATTAG